A genome region from Anastrepha ludens isolate Willacy chromosome 3, idAnaLude1.1, whole genome shotgun sequence includes the following:
- the LOC128856720 gene encoding protein toll-like, with amino-acid sequence MRIACALPASLLEQQLNLLYIDLSENQLQSLPPKLFARTFRLRELRLSHNQLHSIPSELLAPLNYLNLLHLNNNQLSGIHPHIFANNSQLQYLHLQYNQIKIPAAQMCATFMPLTQLGELFLHNNALTHLCEQPSAQKMATIDLSHNRIETLQAPGLVALACSWVRVDLSHNALRSILVPARIYSSKERPALKCESTVVISYNALHCDCELVNFVLGNHRRFLNEYTRLNTTQLSCGSPPLLRGRLVDTLQPGELLCPVVSDLCPHRCRCWARTYDATLVVNCTQAQLKTLPAIPTLSTTPLMAIELHIDDNEITALPLNSTNGYTNVTRLYAAGNQLSSIEVFQLPARLTHLDLRHNRLTWLNSDFFKLLNATQTLHALYLSQNPWACDCATEQLLIAAKVHHNRIRDIDELSCADTRYAKILELAFSDICPMDLTPLFASISLLTAGFVIAVASTLYFKYQLEINVWLYAHNACLWCVTESELDKDKVFDAFISYSHKDERFVTQELLPGLEHGDIPFRVCTHERNWLAGAYIPEQIVESVEQSRRTIIVLSQHFIESPWARMEFRTAHQSALNEGRTRVIIIMYGEVVNMDALDTELQAYLKMNTYLKWNDPWFWSKLRYAMPHKRRNVMNETNEPRFVYSAMELIELSRRARTATTLM; translated from the coding sequence ATGAGAATCGCTTGCGCGCTGCCCGCCTCGTTGCTGGAGCAGCAACTTAACCTACTTTACATCGATTTAAGTGAAAATCAGCTACAATCGCTGCCACCCAAACTATTTGCGCGCACATTCCGCTTACGAGAGCTACGCCTCTCACACAACCAATTGCATAGCATACCAAGCGAGCTGCTCGCGCCGCTCAACTACCTCAATCTGCTACATTTAAACAATAATCAACTGAGCGGCATACATCCGCATATATTCGCAAACAATAGTCAGCTGCAATACTTACATTTGCAGTACAATCAAATTAAGATACCTGCAGCGCAAATGTGTGCGACCTTCATGCCGCTCACACAACTAGGCGAACTCTTTTTGCACAACAACGCGCTGACACATTTATGCGAACAACCATCCGCTCAAAAAATGGCAACTATTGATTTGTCCCATAATCGCATCGAAACACTGCAAGCGCCTGGTTTAGTTGCGCTCGCCTGCAGCTGGGTACGTGTGGATCTATCGCACAATGCGCTTCGAAGTATTTTAGTGCCTGCGCGCATCTACAGCAGCAAGGAGAGACCTGCGCTCAAGTGCGAGAGCACCGTAGTGATCAGCTACAATGCGCTTCACTGCGACTGTGAATTAGTGAATTTTGTGCTAGGCAACCATCGGCGCTTTCTGAACGAGTATACGCGGTTGAACACTACCCAACTGAGCTGTGGCTCGCCACCATTACTGCGCGGTCGACTTGTTGATACACTGCAACCCGGTGAGCTTCTGTGTCCCGTTGTCAGCGATTTATGTCCCCACCGCTGCCGCTGTTGGGCGCGTACTTATGACGCTACGCTCGTGGTAAACTGCACGCAGGCGCAACTCAAAACTTTGCCCGCAATACCAACTCTCTCGACTACACCGCTTATGGCTATAGAATTGCACATAGATGACAATGAAATTACTGCGCTACCTTTAAACTCAACCAACGGTTATACAAATGTAACGCGCCTTTACGCGGCTGGCAACCAACTGAGCAGTATTGAAGTGTTCCAACTGCCCGCACGGCTCACACACCTCGACTTGCGCCACAACCGCTTAACGTGGCTCAACAGCGATTTCTTTAAGCTACTGAACGCCACTCAAACACTTCACGCTTTGTATTTGTCGCAGAATCCGTGGGCGTGCGATTGCGCCACCGAGCAATTGCTCATCGCCGCTAAGGTGCATCACAATCGCATACGCGATATAGATGAGCTCAGCTGCGCTGATACGCGCTATGCAAAAATACTTGAACTTGCTTTCAGCGATATCTGTCCCATGGATTTGACTCCACTATTCGCCAGCATAAGCCTGCTGACTGCTGGATTTGTAATCGCCGTCGCCAGCACGCTCTATTTCAAATATCAGCTGGAGATCAATGTGTGGCTGTACGCACACAATGCCTGTCTTTGGTGTGTCACGGAGAGCGAGTTGGACAAAGATAAAGTGTTTGACGCATTCATCTCATATTCGCACAAGGATGAACGTTTCGTTACGCAAGAGCTGCTGCCGGGTCTAGAGCATGGCGATATACCATTTCGTGTGTGTACACATGAACGCAATTGGCTAGCCGGCGCCTATATTCCTGAACAAATAGTCGAGTCTGTGGAGCAATCGCGTCGCACAATAATTGTGCTCTCGCAACACTTTATCGAATCGCCGTGGGCGCGCATGGAATTTCGCACGGCACATCAGAGCGCTTTGAATGAGGGACGCACGCGCGTCATTATTATTATGTATGGCGAAGTCGTGAATATGGATGCGCTCGATACGGAGCTGCAGGCGTATTTGAAGATGAACACCTACCTGAAATGGAATGATCCTTGGTTCTGGAGCAAATTACGTTACGCTATGCCTCATAAGCGGCGAAATGTAATGAATGAGACGAATGAGCCGCGCTTCGTGTATAGCGCTATGGAATTAATAGAGCTTAGTCGACGTGCGCGAACCGCAACAACACTAATGTGA